The genomic interval ATCTAGAAATGTTGAGttctaatgaatttttaaaaacagtccaTTTCACACTGGCAGTTTGTACATGGGCCAAGCTCTCCTAGCTTCATTGAGTATTTGGAAGGAATCCCGGGTTTGGGCCAATAATCAAGTATGAAGGGGACGCAGTCGGCTATGAAAGGGAGAGCTCCATACCCTCCGAGTTAGAACCTTTGCAGGTGCCTCCTGACTGCGCACAGCTGACGGGCAGGGCACCCAACACCTTCAAAAAAGAGCCCTTGAACTGAATTAAACCTGGTCAAAAGTGAAGAGCAAGGTCCAGAAAGATCTGAGGACAGTCTCCGTATCCCGACGCTTTTGAAGATAATAGGTCCCTGACCCCTTTGTGGCCCGCGTGGACCTAGGGCGCGCGCCGGCAGAAGGGGGTGCGCGCGGAGTCCGCAGCCGGCTTCTCCCCGCCCTCTGGCGGCGTCTCCGGGCAGCTGAAGAGCCCGGGCGCGCTGACACCCGCGCGCCAGGAGGGGGCGGTCCTTGCGCAGCTGCGCCTTCCTTCGAGGAGCGGGCCCACGATTACGCCCAGCCCTGGTGAACCCCGGCGAGGTGGGGTCCGGAGGGGCTGCGGTTCATAGGTGCGGGGCGTAGAAGGGGGTCAAGTAGGAGGGCCCGAGGAAGGGTGCGAAGGGGCTCCCGGCGGAGGCGGCAGTCAGCGGGAAGGAGGTGGTGGCTGGGAAGAGGACGTTGGCTGCCGAGTAGGCGGGGAAAGTCTGGAAGGGCAGAACGCCAGGGCTGCCCGCTGCGGCCCTGGGCGTCCCGGGCTGGGACGCGCCCACTCCCGCCTGCGCCGCGCCTTCGGCGCCCGGGTTCTGCTTCTTCCACTTGGTCCTGCGGTTCTGGAACCAGATTTTGACCTGCGTTTCCGTGAGGCTGAGCGACAGCGCGAGGTTCAGGCGCTCGCACACCGACAGGTAGCGCGTGGCCCGGAACTTGTTCTCCAAGGCCACCAGCTGCTCATAGGTGAAGGCGGTGCGCGCGCGCCGCGGCTTGGCGCAATTGGGCTCCGCGCGCCGGCGCCGGGGTCGCGGGGAGCCGGGCGAGCCCGGGGATTCCGCGGGGCCGTCCCCGCCGTCCGTGCCGCGCTCCCCAGCCACCAACGCCCCGGCCCGGGCCTCCGGAGAGCGCGCAGCCCTCTCCCGCCGCCGCGGCGGTCCCGCGTCCTCGTCCTCCTCTTCGGCCTCGGAGCCCTCCAGCGGGAACTCCGGACCGGCGCCTCGGCCCGCAGCATCTAGGGGAGAAGGGTACCGTGACCAGAAGCCCGAAGCGACCCGGGCTGTCCGGGTCCCCTAATCTCAGAGCTCGCGGGTCTCCCCAAGTCAAACCTCCAGTTCTGCTCCTCTCCCCACACTGCGCTTCCCCACCCCGGACAGTACATTTTCGCAAGCCGCTTAGGGGTACTTTGTCCTCTAGCTGTTTATGAATCTGCCAACAATTAGGCGTCCAAACAGAATATGTGGAGCGAATGAATGACACCCCTCATTAAGAAAGAAGAGTGACCTTGTTGGGCAGCCAGATGGGGGGCAGCGATCTGACATTAAGACATGGAGAAGTCAAGCGCGTTTAGGGTTGTACCTCCCCAGTCCCTACATAAGTCTATTTTGGTCTAACGCtcctagcaattaaaaaaaaaagttattaggcCCTCCGCTTACCCCGCCCCCCGCCCTTTAAAGTGAAATTCCCCCTTTCCCATCTTCTCTCTCCCGCCGTGTTAATAGAGTTTCAGATTTGTGCGGGGCCGGATCGATAGATGTCATCTATTAAAGGTAAGTTTTAATCGAACAATATTAGGATCAGACAGGGAAAGGGGGTTTGAAGTCGGTACCTGCAAGCTGTGGGCAGGAGATATGCAGGCGCCAGTAATAGAATATCGATCacgagggtgggggaggggagcgcGGCCCCTCGGAGAGAAGATCAGCACAATTACTAGGCCGCCTGCCCGGGTCCCAGCGCGGCCGCCAGAGGCGCCCCGGGCCCCAGGCAATCACTGCCAAACTTGTAGAGGGGAGCAAGGGACTGTGCGACGCCCAGTCTCCCCGGGGACCTGAACTCCTGACCCACCAGGGAACCTCGCGCCCACGCAGCATAAGTTCTGCTTTCACCCTTCCTTTAAGGACAACTTTCCTGGACCCTTCGTCAGGTATCCGCGAGGCTTGTAAGCCAGAGGGTTTCTAGGAGAAAGTACTAAAAGTTTCCCATTACCGCACCCACGCCTCGATCCCCAACTCGATGAAGCGCTGGATCTGGGGGGAGTGAGCGTGTGAGGCAGCCTCGTCTCGGGGGGTGTCTCCGGGTGGCTCGAAGTAGGCACCTGACCTCGCTACTCATCGACACCAGGGCACAAGCCTCAGCTTCAGCGCTCTCATCCATAAAATGCGGGCGGTGTAACCATGTTGTCTACCTAGCAGGTTCCGAAGTTTTTCATCACCTTTATTCCAGCCCAGGTCCTGGCACGCGGGAAGCGCCTTAAATGCCGGATAAATAAGTGAGTCCGGCAAAGTGGGCGCTGGGTGTTAGATGCGCCGGTGAGCAGAGGCAGGTGAGCAGGGAAGGAGCTTCCGTGGCAAATCCCTGTCCCGGAATGCTCAGAGCCTCCTCTCCACCTCAATCCAATTCCGAGACAGGGGCTGCACTTAGTACCTGGTCCAGTTGGGCCTTCGGGGAGGACGCCGTTAAGGGCCACTCACCGGGCCCTTGCTtttcccccacacacactccgCCCTCCATCCAGACAGGCCGCCTCGCGTTCTTACCAGGGGTCTCCTGCTGTCGACCCATGTCCCGGGAGCGGCCGTCCTTCGCCACTTCGACCTCCGCCAAACTTTTCTTGGCTTCCCGGGGAGCCAGGCGCACGGCCGGGAGCGCAGCGCGGGTGAATTTCTGCGGGTCCAGGATGTCCAGTACCGAGAAGGAGATCTTGTGGTGAGACGGAGCTGCCTTGGCCCCGCCGTCCTGCCATGCCAGCATGCCCGCTACTGCGGGCCTGGGGCCGGCAGCGCAGGGTCCGGTACGGCCGTCCGGCTTGCCTTTGGCCGAGCCCAGAGCTAGGCTGGCTAGAccaagagagacagaggaaggggcGGGGAGAGAGCCGCGGGGGACTGCGCGCGGATTGGCACTTGCGCGCCCGGACTGGCCTGGGGACTACCCGGCGCCGCGCTGGGGGCGCTTACCTAGGCTAGGGGGAGCCTCCGCGCGCCCGGTGCGCGTGCCCGTGGGGATGGTGCCGTCCGCCCCTCTCGCCTCGGTCCCCAGAACCGAGGAGTGCGCGGGGGCGGATTCCATCCCGAGGAACCTCCTTACACACACGCCCCTCTCTAACTTGAGTTTTTGCTCTGTCCCCGGTGTTTCCGTCTTTGATTTGGGGATGAATCAAGACTGGGGGCTCAATACTTCAAGGCAATGCTCAGCACATCTCCTGCCCCGCCAGTGAATCACAGTAATAGCCTCAGACACGGTTCCCTCGGATTAAAAAGCGAGCCTCTTACTTTCACCGTTTACAGTATGCAAAGCCTTTGGGCTTGCGCGATCTCTTGATTCCCTGAGCATCCTTGTGAGGGAGGCGTCTGGTGAAGCACAGATCACggctcccattttaaagatggggaaattgaggttCAAAGAGGAGACGGGATTTGTCCAAGGTTACTGTTGGTTGGTGACAAAGTCTGGGTTCCAACCCAGATCTTCTACTGGACCAATGCTTTTTTTCAGTACATCCTACTGTCTCCGAAATAGAGGAAGAAAATCCCGCACGGTGTTGGAGTCTTTCCTTTCAAGCTGAGTCAGAGGCCAGCAATGGTTTTAGAGAGATGACTGTGCCCTTGTGCCTTGTAAACATCAGTGCGGATCCAGAGCCACGTGAGATGGCTCAAGGTGGTTACCTTGGTTTACTGTCACCCCAAGCACAACCCTGGATGCCCTAAAGTCAGGCCACTTCACAGTCAGAAATTCCATAATTTGCAATAGAAATTGGGTCTCTGGGAATCAGGTTGCATCTCTGACTCCCATCCTCTCCCAGCccctagaagaagaaaaaggttaAAAGATGCTTGTCTGGTTTGAATTTAAGGTGATAGAAGAGAGACAATTGATGGCTCCCATCTTCCCTGCCAAGTCCCCTGGGATAGCAAACATCAGTAGTTTGGGGAAGATTCCACTAACCACACCCATCCTACCATTGCCTCACTTGGAGAGCACATTGCAGCCTGAGAACACTAAGCAAATTTCGAGACTTCTAGCCCACAACCACCTCTTTAGTCTGCTGTTCCTTTATTCCCAGCCCCATGGAGTCGCCAAACAATGCCTTGGCAATTAATATTGTCTAAGCAGgtaaggagaagggagaggagcagAACCCTTCCCACGAGCGTGCAAGGGGCTGCTAATCCCATGTGTTACTGAAGAGGCATCCTTGGAGGCCAGCTCCTTGTAGCTTTTCTCATTCAAACCTTTCTGCCCCTCCCAGCAGCAGCTACCATATTCCCTGTGGACTTTAAAGCCCTGCCAAAATTCAAGCTCCAGTCCTAAAGTGAAGATGGATTGTGCTTTTAAAGCTCAGAAAAGGAAGTGCCCTGCCCAAGTCCACTGGACCACTTCCCTCCAAAGGGAATGTATACTGTGTGAAAACCGAGGAAAA from Nycticebus coucang isolate mNycCou1 chromosome 3, mNycCou1.pri, whole genome shotgun sequence carries:
- the NKX1-2 gene encoding NK1 transcription factor-related protein 2 — encoded protein: MLAWQDGGAKAAPSHHKISFSVLDILDPQKFTRAALPAVRLAPREAKKSLAEVEVAKDGRSRDMGRQQETPDAAGRGAGPEFPLEGSEAEEEDEDAGPPRRRERAARSPEARAGALVAGERGTDGGDGPAESPGSPGSPRPRRRRAEPNCAKPRRARTAFTYEQLVALENKFRATRYLSVCERLNLALSLSLTETQVKIWFQNRRTKWKKQNPGAEGAAQAGVGASQPGTPRAAAGSPGVLPFQTFPAYSAANVLFPATTSFPLTAASAGSPFAPFLGPSYLTPFYAPHL